A stretch of DNA from Pantanalinema sp.:
GGGAAGGGACCCCGACAAGATAGCGTCCCCGTCCAGCCCTGTCAACGCGCGGGCTCTGCTATGATTGGTCCCATGACAAGCACATCCTCTCTCGGCCGCCCCACCGACCTTCCCTGCCCCGCCTGCGGCGCCGCGATGCGCACCCAGCCCTACACCCGCGAAAAGGCCCTCGTCTGGTGCGCCGCCTGCGGCTGGAACCTCACGGGCAGCGCCAAGTTCCTGCGCTCCTCGAACCTTGGCGAGTTCGGCCGTGCCGCCTGGTTGCTGCCCCTGGCGGTGCCGGTGGCCCTCCTCTTCCACCGCCTGGACCCCTTTCTCGCCTACGGCCTCGATCTGCTGCTCGTGATCGGGGTCTTCGCCCCGGCCCTGATCCGCAGCCAGGGCAACCTGAACCTGGCGCGGACCTTCGAGGCCATGGCCGAAAAGCGGCCTTTTTCGCCGCGCGCCGCCGGCTGGCGCCCCGAGCCGGAGCTCGCGGCGGAGCCCCCGCGCCCGGCGGGCCTCAGGGGCACCACCGAGCCGATCAAGGGGCTCTTGATCCTGCTTCGCGTCTTGTGGTCGGCGCTGTTCGTCTCGGGGCTCTTGGCCCTGACGCCGCTTGCTCGCCTGGTGGGCCCCCGCGTGCAGGTCGTCGCCCTCGTGGTGCTCGCGCTCTGCATCCTGCCCTTGATCGGTTCGATCCTCGTCCTGGGGCTGGCGTTGCTGCGCGATCGGCACCTGGCGGCCTCGGGTCACGTGTGCGAGGGGGCGATCGCCCTGCAGGCGACCCACCTGCGCCGGGTGGGCAGCAGCGAGTGGACCCTCGTCTCGCGCTACCGCTACCGCTTCACCGACCCCCACGGCACCCCCCGCGACGGGGCGGCCCGCGAGGAGGGCCGGGCCACGGTCGAGGGCGCCGCCGTCACCGTGCTCGACTCGCCGCGCGACCCGCGCCTGCACGCGAGCTACCCCGCCTGCCTCTACCGGGCGGCCGAAGAGCGGGCGTCGGTGGGCGCCGCAACGAAGGCGTAACCCTGCGGCAAGAGAGAACCCATGCCTGCATGGTATAATGGAGCCTCTGAAACAGCATCTAACAACGCCAGGCATGTGTCATGCTTGGCCGCTGTGAGCGGCTTGATGGAACAGCTTTGTTAGACGCTTCAAGGAGGTGTTCTTGCGTAAACTCGCCGTCCTGAGCGTGCTGCTCATCGGGATCGCCCTGCCCGCCACCGCCGCGAGCCAGGCCCCCGCGCTCGCCAAGAACGATCCGGTCGTGCGCTTCATCTCCTCGCAGTACGGTCGCGCCAAGGCCGAGCGCTTCGCGCCGATCATCCACGCCAAGGCGACCAAGTACGGCCACGACCCGCTGCTCATCGCCCGCCTGATCAAGCTGGAGAGCGACTTCGACCCCCGCGAGCGCACCGGCGACGCCATGGGCCTGATGCAGATCCGCAGGGGACACGCCCGCCACGGCGAGGACCTCTACGACCCGACGACCAACCTCGAGTTCGGGTGCCGGATCCTCGCCGAGTACACCCGCGAGTTCAAGGGCGACAAGCACAAGGGCCTCTCCGCCTACCTGCACGGCCCCATCTACGTGGCCAGCCGCGGCGTGCGGCGCACCGGCTACAGCCGCCGCCTGCTGGGGGAATGAGCGAATCCTTCGACGCGCCCGGGGCCAAGCTCCGGGCGATCGACTTCAGCCCCCGCACCCTTGGCCTGCTGAGGCCCCTTAGCGCGCCCCTCACCTACCTGGGCCTGCGCGTGGCCGGGCGCGACGTGCCGGTCTACGCCTTCTTCGATCACACCTGCCGCGCGATCGCCTACCCGATGCGCTTCGCCGTCACCACCTGCCGCGACTGGCGCGGGGGGCAGCTCACCTACGACAAGCACCTGGGCACCGACTTCGTGGTGCCCGTGGGCACCCCCGTCACCGCCGCCGCCGCGGGGGTGGTGCGCTGCGCGAGGAGCGAGAGCGTGGGGGGGCGCTACCTGTGGATCGACCACGGGGGCGGCTACTCCACCGTCTACCAGCACCTGAGCGAGGCGCTCGTCCGTGAGGGGCAGAAGGTGGCGCGCGGGGAGCTCGTCGCGCGCTCGGGCGCTTCCGGCCTCGCCATCGAGAGCTTCTTCCCCCTGGTGCCGCCCCACCTGCACTTCGCGCTCTTCGTCGACGGGGTGCCCGCCGATCCCTTTCCCGGCGAGGGGTCGCCGGGCTTTTGGGAGGAAGCGACGGATCCGCGCCCTTACGACTTCGGCTCCGAGCTGGATCTTGCCCTGCCCTACGACGGGATCGCCAAGCGCGACCTGCTCGCGGCCTTCGCCGAGGATCCGCTGCTTGCGACCAACTTCATCCCGCCCCTCACGGCGCTTGCGCCCGAACACTTCAGCCACGGCGGCGACTGGCGCGAGCTCGTTGAGCGGCCGCGCCTGGCCTTGAGCCTGCCTTTTCGGGCCGAGGACGTCTCTCGTCTCGTCTTCAAGTGATAACGATTCAACATTAATAGGTCAAGGTGCGGCTTTTCGCGCAAGATCGATCCCGAGAGGGGCGATAGACCTATTAAGTAAGGATTAAATCTTTGTCATGGGACGATGAAAAGAGAGGTTATCGAGATGAAGCAGGTTCGCTTGGCCCTTATCGCGATGCTGGCGTTCGGCGCTCTGGCCGGCTGCGGCATTCCCTCGGGCTCGCCTCTCTCGGTGGCCGAGAGCGTCGATGCGGAAGCGGATCGCGCCTACTCGATCATCGACATGCAGGGCATCGGCCCGGTGTACGCCGCCAAGCTCAAGGAGGCCGGCCTCTCCACCACCTCCAAGTTCCTCGATGCGACCAAGACCCGCAAGGACCGCCAGGTGCTTTCCGAGAAGACCGGCATCTCGTACAAGCTGGTCCTGCGCTGGACGCGCAAGGCCGACCTGATGCGGATCTCCGGCGTCGGCGTCAAGCAGGCCGATCTGCTCGAGGCCTGCGGCGTGGCCTCGGTCAAGGAGCTGGCGCAGCGCAACGCCAAGAACCTGACCGAGCGCGTCTGGGCGGCCAACAACGTCGCCCAGCCCTTCGTCAAGGGCGGCACCCCCACCGAGACGCGCATCACCGCCTGGATCGCGGCGGCCAAGACGATCGCCCAGCAGGTCGACGACGAGCAGCCCTAATCGAAGGCGAAGGCTCTTTAGCCCGAGGCACCCCCGATCGGGGGTGCCTTTTTTCTATTGAGATTAGATTGTGACGATGTTGCGTTTTTTTTTCAAAATAGGACGAAAGTCCCAACTAATATCGAGCAAGAGAGGGTATCAATGCGGAGGGCCGCTCGAGGCCGCCCGATTCGAACGAGCCGCCGCGTCGCTTTTTCACGAGTGGAGAGCTTGCATGTCAGAACCTAAGAGCCGCCGAGAGGCGGGACGGAACGTGGGTAGGATGGGCGGCCCGGCCTTTGTGGGCCTCGCCTTGACCCTCGCCCTGACCGGCTGCCCCCAGGCCATGGGCTCCCTGTCCGGCCTGACGGGAACGCCCGGATCGACCACCGACCAGAAAACGGGTCCGGTCACGGTCAAGGTTTCCCCGCTGCAGGCCGAGGTTCCCCTCACGCTCGCGGCCCCCGCGCTCCAGCAGGCCGCGGGCCTCCAGCAAGCCGCGGGCCTCCAGCAGGCCGCGGGCCTGCAGCAGGCCGCGGGGTACCGGGTCCAGGCCGAGGATTCGGCCTACAGCGAGGCGCCGGTGCCCAACTCGGTGGTGATCGCGCTCTGCACCACGGGCGGCCAGCAGATCGTCGGCACCACCGACGCGCAGGGCCGGGTGCGCCTCAAGCTCGACCTCAACAAGGTCTACTACATCACCGCCCCCTTCGTGGATTCGCTCGGGGCCTACCGCGAGTTCCGCACGATCATCAAGGTCGGCAAGGAGCAGAAGGACAACCCCCCCGTCCAGCAGGTCAACTTCGCCTCGACCGTGGTCACGGCCGCCATCACGGCGAAGAGCGGCGGGGATTTCCGGAACCTCAAGTCGATCGACGTCAAAGAGGTCCAGAAGGCGGTCGACGCCACCCAGACGATCATCAGGGCCAAGGCCGAGATCCTGGCCTCCATCCTGCTGGACACCAACGCGGGGAGCGCGGTGTCGGTCGACCTGGCCCTCAAGACGATCGCCATGGCCCGGCAGAGCGATCCGGCCCTCGCCAACGTCCCCAGCCCGATGGATGCGGTCGAGGAGGCCCACCAGAGCCACGACGACACCGTGAGCCTCAAGGCCTCCGGCG
This window harbors:
- a CDS encoding transglycosylase SLT domain-containing protein, with the protein product MRKLAVLSVLLIGIALPATAASQAPALAKNDPVVRFISSQYGRAKAERFAPIIHAKATKYGHDPLLIARLIKLESDFDPRERTGDAMGLMQIRRGHARHGEDLYDPTTNLEFGCRILAEYTREFKGDKHKGLSAYLHGPIYVASRGVRRTGYSRRLLGE
- a CDS encoding M23 family metallopeptidase — encoded protein: MSESFDAPGAKLRAIDFSPRTLGLLRPLSAPLTYLGLRVAGRDVPVYAFFDHTCRAIAYPMRFAVTTCRDWRGGQLTYDKHLGTDFVVPVGTPVTAAAAGVVRCARSESVGGRYLWIDHGGGYSTVYQHLSEALVREGQKVARGELVARSGASGLAIESFFPLVPPHLHFALFVDGVPADPFPGEGSPGFWEEATDPRPYDFGSELDLALPYDGIAKRDLLAAFAEDPLLATNFIPPLTALAPEHFSHGGDWRELVERPRLALSLPFRAEDVSRLVFK
- a CDS encoding DUF4332 domain-containing protein translates to MKQVRLALIAMLAFGALAGCGIPSGSPLSVAESVDAEADRAYSIIDMQGIGPVYAAKLKEAGLSTTSKFLDATKTRKDRQVLSEKTGISYKLVLRWTRKADLMRISGVGVKQADLLEACGVASVKELAQRNAKNLTERVWAANNVAQPFVKGGTPTETRITAWIAAAKTIAQQVDDEQP